The following coding sequences are from one Ctenopharyngodon idella isolate HZGC_01 chromosome 17, HZGC01, whole genome shotgun sequence window:
- the LOC127499065 gene encoding uncharacterized protein LOC127499065 gives MINFITEAIVKYVKNYEYVCFMFDNCQSEYFDEEDRESYKESWDYGVESFSKFFNHLNETNPKSLHMTEGVLRARKQLDASVGNLRDRIELAELKKQELEQTKTALDKCENYKEEQNNFQYEVDEPYKEPVPINASWWEWSKQATRCEVCEENCHYPGCWWVKDLSWCSVMKEGKCTVCTRRCDHTKHVKDSNKYVIKTRKVTKTKYDLKKQYEKEVGEKKSLMTKLEEDIQQMEAEKIRLVEECYQCLEKLMETVLKSTSISSFIHIDFMIEKVKETGNQERVQKLEELKRRAIEENRGLIERLCAYAQQMMI, from the coding sequence atgattaatttcATCACAGAAGCCATagttaaatatgtaaaaaattatgaatatgtttgttttatgtttgacaACTGTCAGAGTGAGTACTTTGATGAGGAAGACAGAGAGAGTTACAAAGAGTCTTGGGACTATGGAGTTGAAAGTTTCAGTAAGTTCTTCAATCATTTGAATGAGACAAACCCAAAAAGCTTACACATGACTGAAGGTGTGCTCAGAGCCAGAAAACAACTGGACGCCAGTGTCGGCAATTTAAGGGACAGAATCGAACTGGCAGAACTGAAAAAACAAGAGCTTGAACAAACCAAAACTGCTTTggataaatgtgaaaattaCAAAGAAGAGCAGAACAACTTTCAGTATGAAGTTGATGAACCCTACAAAGAACCGGTCCCAATAAATGCATCATGGTGGGAATGGAGCAAACAGGCGACCCGCTGTGAAGTCTGTGAGGAGAACTGCCACTATCCAGGATGCTGGTGGGTCAAAGATCTCTCATGGTGTAGTGTGATGAAAGAGGGAAAGTGTACAGTCTGTACGAGGAGGTGTGACCACACTAAACATGTGAAAGATTCTAACAAATATGTGATTAAAACAAGGAAggtcacaaaaacaaaatacgaTCTGAAAAAGCAATATGAAAAGGAGgttggagagaaaaaaagtttgatgACCAAACTAGAGGAGGACATCCAGCAGATGGAGGCAGAGAAGATCAGGCTTGTGGAAGAGTGTTATCAGTGTTTGGAGAAATTAATGGAGACGGTGTTAAAATCTACATCCATCTCCTCTTTCATACATATAGACTTCATGATTGAGAAAGTGAAGGAAACTGGAAATCAAGAAAGAGTTCAGAAACTTGAGGAACTTAAAAGGAGAGCAATTGAGGAGAACAGAGGACTGATTGAAAGGCTCTGCGCATATGCACAACAAATGATGATctaa